One genomic window of Arthrobacter caoxuetaonis includes the following:
- a CDS encoding 3-oxoacyl-ACP synthase III, translating to MSGNFNFHHTNTALLSVKSVEAPVVVSSQEFDERLSPSLKRLRLSKGLLERVAGVSERRWWAPGSTFEDGAIEAGAKAMAEAGVEPSQIGLLINTSVTRKNLEPSVAVKIHHSLGLPSSCLNFDLANACLGFVNGITMASNMIESGQIDYALIVAGEDSQGVQEATFGRLNREDSTRQDYLREFATLTLGSGAAAAVIGRAGDHPGSHRILGGVSRAGTEHHELCVGGEGGMYTDTKGLLEGGLDLVVTAWHEAQENGWDWKGMDRYVTHQVSNSYTNAIIKAVELEKERVPITFPRWGNVGPASLPMTLAQEARTLHPGDRVLCMGVGSGLNTTMMEIAW from the coding sequence TTGAGCGGGAACTTCAACTTCCATCACACCAACACCGCGCTCCTGAGCGTCAAGAGCGTAGAAGCGCCCGTTGTTGTCAGTTCTCAGGAGTTCGACGAACGGCTCTCGCCGTCCTTGAAACGGCTGAGGCTTTCCAAGGGCCTCCTGGAACGGGTAGCCGGCGTCAGCGAACGGCGGTGGTGGGCACCCGGGTCGACTTTCGAGGACGGGGCGATCGAGGCAGGGGCCAAGGCGATGGCCGAAGCCGGCGTCGAGCCTTCGCAGATCGGCCTGTTGATCAATACCTCAGTGACCCGCAAGAACCTCGAGCCGTCCGTTGCCGTGAAAATCCACCACAGCCTTGGCCTGCCGTCCTCTTGCCTGAACTTTGACCTCGCCAATGCCTGCCTCGGGTTCGTCAACGGCATCACCATGGCCTCCAACATGATCGAGTCGGGCCAGATCGATTACGCCCTGATCGTCGCCGGCGAAGACTCGCAGGGCGTCCAGGAAGCCACGTTCGGCCGCCTGAACCGTGAAGACTCCACACGGCAGGACTACCTGCGCGAGTTCGCGACCCTGACGCTGGGCAGCGGGGCCGCGGCTGCCGTAATCGGCCGGGCCGGGGACCACCCCGGTTCGCACCGCATCCTGGGCGGGGTCTCGCGGGCCGGCACCGAGCACCACGAGCTCTGCGTGGGCGGCGAAGGCGGAATGTATACCGACACCAAGGGACTGCTGGAAGGCGGCCTGGACCTGGTGGTCACCGCCTGGCACGAAGCGCAGGAGAACGGCTGGGACTGGAAGGGCATGGACCGCTACGTCACCCACCAGGTTTCAAACTCCTACACGAACGCCATCATCAAGGCCGTGGAGCTGGAGAAGGAACGCGTTCCGATCACCTTCCCCCGGTGGGGCAATGTTGGCCCCGCCTCGCTGCCTATGACCCTTGCCCAGGAAGCCCGCACCCTGCATCCCGGGGACCGGGTGCTGTGCATGGGCGTGGGATCAGGCCTGAACACCACCATGATGGAAATCGCGTGGTAG
- a CDS encoding MFS transporter has translation MASTPRIPIPREIKVLIAAAFLIALGFGLVAPVLPQFAQSFNVGVAASSVVVSAFAFTRLVFAPAGGALLEKLGERPVYVMGLLIVALSTAACAFAGSYWQLLIFRGLGGIGSTMFTISAMALIIRLAPPAIRGRISGAYASSFLLGNIGGPLLGGLLAGFGLRVPFLVYAAALLVAAVVVAFLLRDASGTGAPGGTAPERVHLSVREALSDSAYRAAMVSSFANGWSSFGVRNSLLPLFAAAVLSAGPEIAGISLTAFAAGTALALTFSGRLADSWGRKPLVITGLAVNAAATAAIGFSGSVAMFLVVSAVAGLGTGLLNPAQQAAVADVVGSGRSGGKVLAAFQMSADTGAIIGPILAGVLADQLGYTWAFAVTGAVAALALLIWLSARETLAPEQRLARTRGSRTTIEE, from the coding sequence ATGGCGAGCACACCCCGTATTCCCATTCCCCGCGAAATCAAGGTCCTCATCGCTGCGGCCTTCCTCATTGCCCTCGGCTTCGGCCTGGTGGCGCCGGTGCTGCCGCAGTTTGCTCAGAGCTTCAACGTCGGCGTCGCTGCATCCTCCGTTGTCGTCAGCGCCTTCGCTTTCACCCGGCTGGTGTTCGCGCCGGCCGGCGGCGCACTTCTGGAAAAGCTCGGCGAGCGCCCGGTCTACGTGATGGGGCTCCTCATCGTTGCGCTGTCCACCGCGGCGTGTGCCTTCGCCGGCAGTTACTGGCAGCTCCTGATTTTCCGGGGGCTGGGCGGGATCGGTTCGACCATGTTCACGATCTCTGCCATGGCACTCATCATCCGGCTGGCACCACCGGCCATCCGTGGCCGCATCTCCGGCGCCTATGCCTCGTCTTTCCTCCTGGGCAACATCGGCGGTCCCCTCCTGGGCGGCCTGCTGGCCGGTTTCGGCCTGCGGGTTCCGTTCCTGGTCTATGCAGCGGCACTGCTGGTTGCAGCCGTGGTCGTGGCGTTCCTGCTCCGGGATGCCAGCGGGACCGGGGCCCCCGGCGGGACCGCTCCCGAACGCGTCCACCTCTCCGTACGGGAGGCACTGTCCGACTCCGCTTACCGGGCGGCGATGGTCTCCAGTTTTGCGAACGGCTGGTCATCCTTCGGCGTGCGCAACTCGCTGCTGCCCCTTTTCGCCGCCGCGGTGCTTTCCGCCGGCCCGGAAATCGCCGGTATCTCCCTGACGGCGTTCGCCGCCGGGACCGCGCTGGCACTGACGTTCTCCGGCCGGCTGGCGGACAGCTGGGGACGCAAGCCGCTGGTCATCACCGGCCTGGCCGTCAACGCAGCGGCGACGGCGGCGATCGGCTTCTCCGGGAGCGTGGCAATGTTCCTGGTCGTCTCCGCCGTCGCGGGGCTCGGCACCGGGCTGCTGAACCCTGCGCAGCAGGCTGCCGTCGCCGACGTCGTTGGCAGCGGACGCAGCGGCGGCAAGGTGCTGGCCGCCTTCCAAATGTCCGCTGACACCGGTGCCATCATCGGCCCCATCCTTGCAGGCGTGCTCGCCGACCAGCTGGGCTACACCTGGGCCTTCGCCGTCACCGGTGCGGTGGCCGCGCTGGCCCTGCTGATTTGGCTCTCGGCACGCGAAACACTGGCTCCGGAGCAGCGGTTGGCCCGGACCCGCGGAAGCCGCACTACCATCGAGGAATGA
- a CDS encoding glutamine amidotransferase codes for MKPFLLLASRAEDDAAEEEYESYLRFGGLLPAELHRVRLEAAPLPDIDLDRYSGIIIGGSPFNSSDPEESKTPLQHRVEKELSALLDRVVAQDFPFLGACYGVGTLGRHQGAVVDRQFGEAIGAVPVTLTADGRADPLLAGLPEKFDAFVGHKEAVSKLPAHAVNLAGSPTCPVQMFRVRTNLYATQFHPELDLAGLLTRISVYRNAGYFPPEEAEAVMDSVRPAKVDAPGTILRNFTARYAR; via the coding sequence ATGAAGCCCTTCCTGTTGCTGGCCTCCCGCGCTGAAGACGACGCCGCGGAGGAAGAGTACGAGTCCTATCTCCGGTTCGGCGGCCTGCTGCCCGCGGAGCTGCACCGCGTCCGGCTGGAGGCCGCTCCCCTGCCGGACATTGACCTGGACCGCTACAGCGGCATCATCATCGGCGGGAGCCCGTTCAATTCCTCGGATCCGGAAGAGTCCAAGACTCCCCTGCAGCACCGGGTGGAAAAGGAGCTCAGTGCCCTGCTGGACCGGGTAGTCGCACAGGATTTTCCCTTCCTGGGGGCCTGCTACGGGGTAGGGACGCTCGGCCGCCACCAGGGCGCTGTCGTCGACCGGCAGTTTGGTGAAGCCATCGGGGCGGTTCCCGTCACGCTCACGGCCGATGGCCGGGCTGATCCGCTTCTGGCCGGGCTGCCAGAGAAGTTCGACGCCTTCGTGGGGCATAAGGAAGCGGTGTCCAAGCTGCCGGCCCACGCCGTCAACCTGGCGGGCTCCCCCACCTGCCCGGTGCAGATGTTCCGTGTCCGTACGAACCTCTACGCAACCCAGTTCCATCCCGAGCTGGACCTCGCCGGGCTGCTGACGCGCATTTCTGTCTACCGGAATGCAGGATATTTCCCTCCCGAAGAGGCCGAGGCAGTAATGGATTCGGTGCGACCCGCTAAGGTCGACGCTCCCGGGACGATCCTGCGCAATTTCACCGCCCGCTACGCCCGGTAG
- a CDS encoding alpha/beta fold hydrolase, translating into MVAELWPGVPAAWSRYVQVPSTAAVDRPGTVHEWHLLDNAADLESRGVEPAGTLLCVHGNPTWSYLWRALSAAGSSAEKPWRVIAVDQLDMGFSARTGTFRRLADRITDLGNLTSALGLTGPVVTVGHDWGGIISLGWALQHQEQLAGVVLTNTAVHPAGFSLPPALRLALHPAVHGWGTVSTDAFIRVTHSLAQPALAREVRAAFAAPYRGAGRRAGVGNFVADIPADETHPSYRALEQVAEGIRRLKIPALALWGPKDPVFSDRYLRDLISRMRHLDVHRFEGAGHLVGEDRDIAGPILAWLESVAGQAAETPQTGTPAESADEFRPMLAELLERNEDNSPAVVDMAPAASGKAPAVLSWAELGTRVNALAAGLAGIGVRPGSRVNLLVPPGSELTTLIYACLRLGAVVVVADAGLGTKGLSRAIKGAGPDFIVGIERGLTGARLFGWPGTRVLAGEASPARRRLLGAAHTVAELTAAGTGQPVPDWQVEPDADAAVLFTSGSTGPAKGAVYTHRRLAAMRDTLRRTYNLKAGSSLVAGFAPFALLGPALGATSVTPDMDVTAPRTLTAAALADAAAAVQATTVFASPAALTNVLATAGDLDAAQRTALSQVDLLLSAGAPIPEALLARVQDLVPAAALHTPYGMTEALPVTDISLEQIRKAGTGNGVCVGTAVAGARVALAPLSADGTAGSEISEAPGTTGEILVSAPHVKDRYDRLWITEAHSSSLPGWHRTGDVGHFDADGRLWVEGRLGHVLTTPAGPVTPVAAEQAAESVPAVRLAALVGVGPAGTQVPVAVVETADGVRRPGPAEDSLAADVRTAVADRCGLDLAAVLVLPQMPTDIRHNSKIDRSALGVWAAQVLAGGRITAPGARR; encoded by the coding sequence GTGGTAGCTGAGCTTTGGCCCGGTGTTCCGGCCGCCTGGTCCCGCTATGTCCAGGTGCCCTCCACCGCGGCTGTCGACCGTCCGGGAACCGTCCATGAGTGGCATCTCCTCGATAACGCTGCGGACCTTGAGTCCAGGGGCGTGGAACCTGCCGGGACCCTGCTCTGCGTCCATGGCAACCCCACCTGGTCCTATCTGTGGCGTGCCCTGTCGGCCGCCGGAAGCTCGGCTGAAAAGCCCTGGCGGGTCATCGCCGTCGACCAGCTGGACATGGGTTTCTCTGCCCGGACCGGAACGTTCCGCCGTCTGGCCGACCGCATCACCGACCTGGGCAACCTCACTTCTGCTCTCGGGCTCACCGGACCGGTGGTCACGGTTGGGCACGACTGGGGCGGGATCATTTCCCTCGGCTGGGCGCTGCAGCACCAGGAACAGCTTGCCGGGGTGGTGCTCACGAACACCGCCGTGCACCCTGCCGGGTTCTCCCTGCCGCCTGCCCTCCGGCTGGCACTGCATCCGGCGGTCCACGGGTGGGGCACCGTGAGCACGGATGCCTTTATCCGCGTCACCCATTCCCTCGCCCAGCCCGCCCTGGCACGGGAGGTGCGTGCTGCCTTTGCGGCACCGTACCGCGGGGCAGGCCGCCGGGCCGGCGTCGGAAACTTCGTGGCCGACATCCCCGCCGATGAAACGCACCCCAGCTACCGGGCCCTGGAGCAGGTCGCCGAAGGCATCCGCCGGCTCAAGATCCCGGCGCTGGCACTCTGGGGGCCGAAGGACCCGGTCTTCTCCGACCGGTACCTGCGGGACCTGATCAGCAGGATGCGGCACCTGGATGTCCACCGCTTCGAAGGCGCAGGGCATCTCGTCGGGGAGGACCGGGATATTGCAGGCCCGATCCTGGCCTGGCTGGAGTCCGTTGCCGGCCAGGCGGCGGAAACGCCGCAGACCGGGACGCCTGCCGAAAGCGCGGACGAGTTCCGTCCGATGCTCGCCGAGCTGCTCGAGCGCAACGAAGACAATTCACCCGCCGTCGTCGACATGGCCCCGGCTGCGTCCGGGAAAGCTCCGGCAGTGCTGTCCTGGGCCGAACTCGGCACCCGGGTTAACGCGCTTGCCGCCGGGCTGGCCGGCATCGGAGTCCGCCCGGGCAGCCGGGTGAACCTGCTGGTTCCGCCCGGCAGCGAGCTCACCACCCTCATCTACGCCTGCCTGCGCCTCGGCGCGGTAGTGGTGGTGGCCGACGCCGGACTGGGCACCAAGGGCCTGAGCCGTGCCATCAAGGGCGCTGGGCCGGACTTCATCGTGGGAATCGAACGCGGCCTGACCGGCGCGCGGCTCTTCGGCTGGCCCGGCACCCGCGTCCTGGCCGGCGAAGCTTCCCCGGCCAGGCGCCGCCTGCTGGGTGCAGCGCACACGGTGGCGGAACTGACCGCAGCAGGCACCGGACAGCCCGTCCCCGACTGGCAGGTTGAGCCCGACGCCGACGCCGCGGTCCTCTTCACCTCAGGCTCCACCGGCCCGGCCAAGGGCGCCGTCTATACCCACCGCCGGCTTGCCGCGATGCGGGACACGCTGCGCCGGACGTACAACCTCAAGGCCGGGTCCTCCCTGGTGGCAGGTTTCGCGCCGTTCGCCCTGCTGGGTCCGGCACTGGGTGCCACCAGCGTCACACCGGACATGGATGTCACTGCTCCCCGGACACTGACCGCCGCAGCCTTGGCTGACGCCGCTGCGGCTGTCCAGGCCACCACGGTGTTCGCCTCCCCGGCTGCACTGACCAATGTGCTGGCCACCGCCGGGGACCTCGACGCCGCTCAGCGCACCGCACTGTCACAGGTGGACCTGCTGCTCTCCGCCGGGGCTCCCATCCCGGAAGCGCTGCTGGCCCGGGTGCAGGACCTCGTCCCGGCTGCTGCCCTGCACACTCCCTACGGAATGACCGAGGCACTGCCGGTCACGGACATCAGCCTGGAACAGATCCGCAAGGCAGGTACCGGAAACGGCGTCTGCGTTGGCACGGCAGTAGCCGGCGCCCGCGTGGCCCTTGCACCTCTTTCCGCAGACGGCACCGCCGGCAGCGAGATCTCCGAGGCCCCCGGAACCACCGGGGAAATCCTGGTCAGCGCACCGCATGTGAAGGACCGGTACGACCGGCTCTGGATCACCGAGGCCCACAGCAGTTCGCTGCCGGGCTGGCACCGGACAGGGGACGTGGGCCATTTCGACGCCGACGGCCGGCTGTGGGTAGAGGGCCGGCTTGGCCATGTGCTCACCACCCCGGCCGGACCGGTCACCCCGGTCGCCGCGGAGCAGGCCGCCGAGTCAGTCCCCGCAGTCCGTCTGGCGGCCCTCGTGGGCGTGGGTCCGGCCGGAACGCAGGTGCCGGTGGCCGTGGTGGAAACCGCCGACGGCGTCCGCAGGCCCGGGCCGGCCGAAGATTCCCTGGCCGCCGACGTCCGCACCGCCGTCGCCGACCGCTGCGGACTGGATCTGGCCGCCGTGCTGGTGCTTCCGCAGATGCCCACGGACATCCGGCACAATTCCAAGATTGACCGCTCCGCTCTGGGAGTCTGGGCCGCCCAGGTCCTGGCCGGCGGACGGATCACGGCACCGGGGGCGCGCCGATGA
- the ftsY gene encoding signal recognition particle-docking protein FtsY, whose amino-acid sequence MNETLSIVIYVVIGLAVIGSLAALLVRTRRTPKGMYPTTRDADDQPGGSTAVLDRPGTAEAGPDSPVIVPDDLRDLEEAETPAPVVETPEPVQGRLARLRARLAKSNNALGKALLTLLSSDKIDEDVWDEIEETLLLADLGTEPTMELVDALRERVKISGSRDPEEVHAMLREELVKLVDPSMDRSLAVDRHADKPAVVMVVGVNGVGKTTTVGKLARVLVAEDKDVLLGAADTFRAAAAEQLATWGQRVGVPTVRSEVDGADPASVAFEAVKAGIDGEVDTVLIDTAGRLQNKVGLMDELGKVKRVIEKQAEVDEVLLVLDATTGQNGLTQAKVFAEVVNITGIVLTKLDGTAKGGIVVAIQRTLGVPVKLVGLGEGPDDLAPFDAEAFVDALLS is encoded by the coding sequence GTGAATGAGACTCTTTCGATTGTGATCTATGTGGTCATTGGGCTTGCCGTGATCGGTTCCCTGGCGGCCCTGCTGGTACGAACCAGGCGTACGCCGAAGGGGATGTATCCCACGACGCGTGACGCTGACGACCAGCCAGGAGGCAGCACCGCCGTCCTGGACAGGCCGGGAACCGCCGAAGCGGGACCCGATTCGCCGGTGATCGTCCCGGATGACCTCCGGGACCTCGAAGAGGCGGAAACGCCCGCGCCGGTGGTGGAGACCCCCGAACCCGTACAGGGACGCCTGGCCCGGCTCCGCGCCAGGTTGGCCAAATCGAACAACGCTCTCGGCAAGGCCCTGCTGACCCTGCTGTCCAGCGACAAGATCGATGAGGACGTCTGGGACGAGATCGAGGAAACGCTGCTCCTGGCGGACCTTGGCACCGAACCGACCATGGAACTGGTCGATGCCCTGCGCGAGCGGGTCAAGATTTCCGGCAGCCGCGACCCCGAAGAGGTCCACGCGATGCTGCGCGAAGAGCTGGTCAAGCTCGTGGATCCGTCCATGGACCGCTCCCTGGCCGTCGACCGCCATGCCGATAAGCCCGCCGTCGTGATGGTCGTGGGCGTGAACGGCGTCGGCAAGACCACCACCGTGGGCAAGCTGGCCCGCGTGCTCGTGGCGGAGGACAAAGACGTCCTGCTCGGTGCAGCTGACACCTTCCGGGCCGCCGCCGCCGAACAGCTCGCCACCTGGGGCCAGCGCGTGGGCGTGCCCACCGTTCGCTCCGAGGTCGACGGCGCCGATCCGGCGTCCGTCGCCTTTGAGGCCGTCAAGGCCGGGATCGACGGCGAAGTCGACACAGTGCTGATCGACACCGCCGGACGCCTGCAAAACAAGGTCGGCCTCATGGACGAGCTGGGCAAAGTCAAGCGCGTTATCGAGAAGCAGGCCGAGGTAGACGAGGTCCTGCTGGTCCTTGACGCCACCACCGGCCAGAACGGACTCACGCAGGCCAAGGTTTTCGCCGAGGTTGTGAACATCACCGGCATCGTCCTGACCAAGCTCGACGGAACGGCCAAGGGCGGCATCGTCGTCGCCATCCAGCGCACCCTCGGAGTTCCCGTGAAGCTCGTGGGACTGGGCGAAGGGCCGGATGACCTGGCACCCTTCGACGCTGAAGCCTTTGTGGACGCCCTCCTGTCCTAG
- the smc gene encoding chromosome segregation protein SMC: MHLKTLTMRGFKSFASATTFEFEPGVTAVVGPNGSGKSNVVDALAWVMGEQGAKTLRGGKMEDVIFAGTSGRPPLGRAQVSLTIDNADGALPIEYSEVTISRTLFRAGGSEYAINGAPCRLLDIQELLSDSGLGREMHVIVGQGQLDKVLHASPEDRRGFIEEAAGILKHRRRREKTVRKLDAMQANLARLTDLTSELRRQLGPLGKQADVARRAKTVQQDVRDARARLLADDIVTLTAAVEQDTAAENALRERRKEIEQAVQAQGARLAELERLAAVATPRLNTARDTWYSLSTVAERLRALAALAQERRRLLGSDEPAPDPGRDPEKLQAQAARVRAEAEELSREVEDREGALEDTMEIRAAAEEDAAAEERRLTSLLRAAADRREGLARLSGSVAAARSRVEAAEAELGRLRASIAQGEERRRKAEEDFTALEHQAAGAEAGEESLDAEYEEAAAVLESIEERVRKLQDEEHAAVRDRDTLTARRDALAVGLDRKDGTQELQEAGLDGVLAPLADLLTVRPGYERAVSAALGPAAEALAVSGTEPALAALSLLKQSGGGQVSLVLAGGDAASLPTAGDGGMPVLPEGCLHVLEVVQAVPGADAAVRALLRGAVVVNTLEEAAAVLAEAPELTAVTMEGDLLSSFSARGGSASAPGLIEVQAAVEETEARLAEATARAEAARFAIAGAAAEREAAQARVNAALAGLHDSDARLAAVGERLGALGSVLRSASGEAERLTRLAADAEENLSREQQALAAVTERLAAAQGVPADAEEPSTERRDALALAAAQARQAEMDARLSLRSAQEQLAAVSGRAESLERAAAAERKAREAAAERARIRAAQASRAAAVAEAAALAARWAGVSLEAAAAERDRAEAVRAEWDAELTTVRSANAEAAAELAKLTDSVHRDELLRAEKRLRIEALETRSIEELGITADRLVAEYGPDQLVPVPAGTTEAAGKWAALHVAVDDDGNPVTEGVPYVRAEQEKRLKRAQRDLSSLGKVNPLALEEFAALEERHKFLSTQLQDLKATRKDLMDIIREVDQRVEEVFTEAFRDTAVQFERVFGRLFPGGEGRLVLTDPQDMLTTGIEVEARPAGKKIKRLSLLSGGERSLTAVALLVAIFKARPSPFYVMDEVEAALDDTNLGRLITIFEELRESSQLIVITHQKRTMEVADALYGVSMRGDGVSAVISQRLDKAGV, translated from the coding sequence GTGCACTTAAAAACCCTCACGATGCGGGGCTTCAAGTCCTTCGCGTCGGCCACCACCTTCGAGTTTGAGCCGGGAGTGACCGCCGTAGTCGGTCCCAACGGCTCAGGCAAGTCCAATGTGGTGGACGCCCTTGCCTGGGTGATGGGGGAACAGGGAGCGAAGACCCTGCGCGGCGGAAAAATGGAAGATGTCATCTTCGCCGGCACGTCGGGGCGACCTCCGCTGGGCCGTGCCCAGGTGTCCCTCACCATTGACAATGCCGACGGCGCCCTGCCGATCGAGTACTCCGAAGTCACCATCTCCCGCACGCTGTTCCGTGCCGGGGGATCCGAGTATGCGATCAACGGGGCCCCCTGCCGCCTGCTGGACATCCAGGAGCTGCTTTCCGACTCCGGCCTGGGCCGGGAAATGCACGTGATCGTCGGCCAGGGGCAGCTGGACAAAGTGCTGCACGCCTCTCCCGAGGACCGGCGCGGGTTCATCGAGGAAGCCGCAGGAATCCTCAAACACCGCCGCCGCCGGGAAAAGACGGTCCGCAAACTCGACGCGATGCAGGCCAACCTGGCCCGCTTGACCGACCTGACCTCGGAACTGCGGCGCCAGCTCGGCCCGCTGGGCAAGCAGGCCGACGTCGCGCGGCGCGCGAAGACGGTCCAGCAGGACGTCCGGGATGCCCGTGCCCGCCTGCTCGCCGACGACATCGTGACCCTCACCGCCGCCGTCGAACAGGACACCGCTGCCGAGAATGCGCTTCGGGAACGCCGGAAGGAAATCGAACAGGCCGTCCAGGCCCAGGGCGCCCGGCTGGCAGAGCTGGAACGGCTGGCAGCCGTTGCGACTCCGCGCCTGAACACCGCCCGCGACACCTGGTACTCCCTGTCCACGGTGGCTGAGCGGCTGCGTGCCCTGGCAGCGCTTGCCCAGGAACGCCGCCGCCTGCTTGGATCGGACGAACCGGCGCCGGATCCGGGCCGGGACCCGGAGAAGCTGCAGGCGCAGGCCGCCCGGGTACGCGCGGAAGCCGAAGAACTATCCCGCGAAGTCGAAGACCGTGAAGGCGCGCTCGAAGACACCATGGAGATCCGCGCCGCCGCGGAGGAGGACGCCGCCGCCGAGGAGCGCCGGCTCACCTCCCTGCTCCGGGCCGCCGCTGACCGCCGGGAGGGACTGGCACGGCTGTCCGGCTCCGTAGCGGCAGCACGCTCCCGCGTGGAAGCGGCGGAGGCGGAACTGGGCAGGCTCCGCGCCTCCATCGCCCAGGGCGAGGAGCGGCGGCGCAAGGCCGAGGAAGACTTCACGGCACTCGAACACCAGGCCGCAGGAGCCGAAGCCGGGGAAGAAAGCCTGGATGCGGAGTATGAAGAAGCCGCCGCCGTCCTCGAATCGATCGAGGAACGGGTCCGGAAGCTGCAGGACGAGGAACACGCTGCAGTCCGCGACCGGGACACCCTGACCGCACGGCGGGATGCGCTCGCGGTCGGCCTGGACCGGAAGGACGGCACCCAGGAACTGCAGGAGGCAGGGCTCGACGGCGTCCTGGCGCCGCTGGCTGACCTGCTCACCGTACGCCCGGGCTATGAGCGCGCCGTCAGTGCGGCCCTCGGTCCAGCGGCTGAGGCGCTCGCAGTATCCGGGACGGAACCGGCGCTGGCTGCCCTGAGCCTGCTCAAGCAGTCCGGTGGGGGCCAGGTGTCGCTGGTCCTGGCCGGAGGGGACGCCGCGTCGCTGCCCACAGCCGGCGACGGCGGGATGCCGGTGCTGCCTGAGGGCTGCCTCCATGTTCTGGAGGTAGTGCAGGCGGTACCCGGTGCGGACGCTGCCGTGCGCGCTTTGCTGCGCGGCGCCGTCGTCGTGAACACCTTGGAGGAAGCTGCCGCGGTGCTGGCCGAGGCCCCGGAGCTGACGGCCGTCACCATGGAAGGCGACCTGCTGTCCTCATTCAGTGCCCGCGGCGGCTCCGCGTCTGCTCCGGGGCTGATCGAAGTCCAGGCTGCCGTCGAGGAGACTGAGGCCCGCCTGGCCGAAGCAACGGCGAGGGCGGAAGCGGCAAGGTTCGCAATTGCCGGCGCTGCGGCTGAGCGGGAAGCTGCCCAGGCGCGCGTGAACGCAGCACTGGCCGGACTGCATGATTCGGATGCACGGCTGGCCGCTGTTGGTGAACGGCTCGGCGCACTCGGTTCCGTGCTGCGCTCGGCGTCGGGGGAGGCCGAACGGCTCACCCGCCTCGCCGCCGATGCGGAAGAGAACCTCTCCCGGGAACAGCAGGCCCTCGCAGCTGTTACTGAACGGCTTGCTGCGGCCCAGGGGGTGCCTGCGGACGCGGAAGAGCCCTCGACGGAGCGCCGGGATGCACTGGCACTGGCCGCTGCCCAGGCACGGCAGGCCGAAATGGATGCCAGGCTCTCTCTGAGGTCGGCCCAGGAGCAATTAGCGGCAGTGTCGGGCCGTGCAGAATCGCTGGAACGCGCGGCAGCGGCAGAGCGGAAGGCTCGCGAAGCTGCGGCTGAACGGGCCCGGATTCGGGCTGCGCAGGCCAGCCGTGCCGCCGCCGTCGCCGAGGCAGCTGCTCTGGCCGCGCGCTGGGCCGGGGTTTCGCTCGAAGCTGCAGCCGCCGAGCGGGACCGGGCCGAAGCCGTCCGGGCCGAATGGGACGCTGAACTCACGACAGTGCGGAGTGCCAACGCTGAAGCCGCCGCGGAGCTGGCGAAGCTCACGGATTCGGTGCACCGCGATGAGCTGCTGCGGGCTGAAAAGCGGCTGCGGATCGAGGCGTTGGAAACGCGGTCGATCGAGGAACTGGGTATCACTGCCGATCGGCTGGTCGCCGAGTACGGGCCGGACCAGCTGGTGCCCGTGCCCGCCGGGACCACGGAGGCCGCCGGCAAATGGGCAGCGCTGCATGTGGCGGTGGACGACGACGGCAATCCGGTCACCGAGGGGGTGCCCTATGTTCGTGCCGAGCAGGAAAAACGCCTCAAACGTGCCCAGCGGGACCTCAGCTCGCTCGGCAAGGTCAATCCGCTGGCGCTGGAAGAATTCGCTGCGCTGGAGGAACGCCACAAGTTCCTGAGTACCCAGCTCCAGGACCTGAAAGCCACCCGCAAGGACCTGATGGACATCATCCGGGAAGTGGACCAGCGGGTGGAGGAAGTCTTCACTGAGGCGTTCCGGGACACAGCCGTACAGTTCGAGCGGGTCTTCGGGCGCCTCTTTCCCGGGGGTGAGGGCCGGCTGGTGCTGACGGACCCCCAGGACATGCTGACTACCGGCATCGAGGTGGAGGCCCGGCCGGCCGGGAAGAAGATCAAACGCCTCTCGCTGCTCTCCGGCGGTGAGCGCTCGCTGACGGCTGTCGCGCTGCTCGTGGCGATTTTCAAGGCGCGGCCGTCACCGTTCTACGTGATGGACGAGGTCGAAGCAGCCCTGGACGACACCAACCTCGGCCGGCTCATCACGATTTTCGAGGAACTGCGGGAATCGAGCCAGCTGATCGTCATCACGCACCAGAAACGGACCATGGAAGTCGCAGATGCGCTCTATGGCGTCTCGATGCGCGGGGACGGGGTATCAGCGGTCATCAGCCAGCGGCTGGACAAAGCAGGGGTCTGA